In Mastacembelus armatus chromosome 5, fMasArm1.2, whole genome shotgun sequence, a single genomic region encodes these proteins:
- the ogna gene encoding osteoglycin, paralog a — MKALLFTCVLVPWLMAASAWRFDQGSHLIPGSVPGKQLNGYFSDHLKLRRARRALPPADEPDDSPIPVEGDATDLPTCLLCVCLTGSVYCEEVSPDMTMVPTLPKETAYLYARFNKIKKISTKDFSDIVTLKRIDLTGNLISEIEDGAFSKLTLLEELSLADNRLVKLPMLPAKLTSFNANHNLLKTKGIKANAFKKLTKLVNLFLADNELEAIPHIPESVRILHLQNNNITEVNKDTFCRSNDTYYLRLNLSEVRMDGNPVVLSKYPDIFTCMKILPVGKYR, encoded by the exons ATGAAGGCTCTGTTATTCACCTGCGTGCTGGTGCCGTGGCTGATGGCAGCATCAGCCTGGAGGTTTGACCAGGGGTCACATCTGATACCGGGATCTGTACCTGGCAAACAGCTGAACGGATACTTCAGTGACCATTTGAAATTAAGAAGGGCTAGG AGGGCGCTGCCTCCTGCTGATGAACCTGATGACAGTCCAATCCCAGTGGAAGGAGATGCCACTG ACCTGCCCACCTGTCTACTGTGCGTGTGTCTGACTGGCTCAGTGTACTGTGAGGAGGTCAGTCCAGACATGACCATGGTTCCCACGCTGCCTAAAGAGACAGCCTACCTTTATGCACGCttcaacaaaattaaaaagatcAGTACCAAAGACTTTTCTGACATTG TGACTCTGAAGAGGATTGACCTCACAGGGAACCTGATCTCAGAGATTGAAGATGGGGCATTCTCTAAGTTAACCTTGCTGGAAGAATTGTCTCTGGCTGATAACAGACTGGTCAAACTTCCTATGCTTCCTGCCAAACTCACATCCTTCAATGCCAACCACAACCTCCTCAAAACTAAGGGCATCAAAGCAAATGCCTTCAAG AAACTGACCAAGCTGGTCAACTTATTCCTGGCCGACAATGAGCTTGAAGCCATTCCACACATCCCAGAGAGTGTTCGGATCTTACATCTACAG aacaacaacatcacTGAGGTCAACAAAGACACCTTCTGCAGGTCCAATGACACCTACTACCTACGACTAAACCTTAGTGAGGTCCGGATGGATGGAAACCCTGTGGTGTTGTCCAAGTACCCTGATATCTTCACCTGTATGAAGATACTGCCTGTTGGAAAGTACCGCTGA